A single Blastopirellula retiformator DNA region contains:
- a CDS encoding sensor histidine kinase codes for MKKSPLTNELLAAIACGLLFVIATIFCVATGQVGLGSMLACGAAGLSAVALLLIWRSVKTTEDRVIRQLQLLASASTEQLETDDLHDMCPQARALPRWKTPLELCFRRMKSLSDEAHELQQSRVRSEVKAHLTGLRHEQMREIVEKLSEPVLMTNQYDEIIFANEVAREIFGIVSLAEKTMAQDAIGSEGIVQLLQETRLRKTPTQRVSEIEMHDSTGDKHWYRITVGTIGQQLENEMGADEPNFGAVAVLRDISGYKAIQRRNAEFVSAVSHEMKTPLAGIKAYVELLADGEAEDEETRDEFLQVINSQADRLQRLIDNLLNLARIEAGVVNVNKKPRSLNELLEEAFRIVQPTAEQKNITLVSDLSPMYLGVLVDRDMIMQAAINLLSNALKYTPNDGRVTLRSRMQDREVVFEVEDTGVGLNSEDCDRVFEKFYRVKKDQKMATGTGLGLPLAKHIVEDVHGGELNVSSEPGVGSTFRIRLPTVQVAETVS; via the coding sequence ATGAAAAAGTCGCCACTTACCAATGAACTCCTGGCCGCAATCGCTTGCGGGCTGCTGTTCGTGATTGCGACGATCTTCTGCGTAGCGACTGGGCAAGTCGGACTCGGCAGCATGCTGGCCTGCGGCGCGGCTGGTCTTTCGGCGGTAGCGTTACTACTTATATGGCGCTCGGTAAAAACGACCGAAGACCGCGTTATCCGCCAGCTGCAGTTGCTGGCCAGCGCGTCGACCGAACAACTGGAAACCGACGATCTGCACGACATGTGTCCCCAGGCGCGAGCCTTGCCTCGCTGGAAAACGCCGCTGGAACTTTGCTTTCGGCGGATGAAGTCGCTCTCGGACGAGGCGCACGAGTTGCAACAGTCGCGGGTTCGCAGCGAAGTAAAGGCCCACCTGACCGGTCTGCGCCACGAACAGATGCGAGAAATCGTCGAGAAGCTGTCGGAACCGGTTTTGATGACCAACCAGTACGACGAGATCATTTTCGCCAACGAAGTGGCCCGCGAAATCTTCGGCATCGTCAGTCTGGCCGAAAAAACGATGGCCCAGGACGCGATCGGATCGGAAGGGATCGTGCAACTGCTGCAAGAGACGCGGCTCCGCAAGACGCCGACGCAGCGAGTCAGCGAGATCGAAATGCACGACTCGACCGGCGACAAGCATTGGTACCGCATCACCGTCGGCACGATCGGACAGCAACTCGAAAACGAAATGGGCGCCGACGAGCCGAACTTCGGCGCCGTCGCCGTGCTGCGAGACATTAGCGGCTACAAAGCGATCCAGCGCCGCAACGCCGAATTCGTTTCGGCCGTGAGTCACGAGATGAAGACGCCGCTGGCCGGCATCAAGGCGTATGTCGAACTGCTGGCCGACGGCGAGGCGGAAGACGAAGAGACCCGCGATGAGTTTCTGCAGGTGATCAACAGCCAGGCCGACCGCCTGCAGCGGCTGATCGACAATCTGCTGAACTTGGCCCGGATCGAAGCGGGCGTCGTCAACGTCAACAAGAAGCCGCGCTCGCTCAACGAACTGCTGGAGGAAGCGTTCCGCATCGTCCAGCCAACCGCCGAGCAAAAGAACATCACGCTCGTTTCCGACCTCAGCCCGATGTACTTAGGCGTGCTGGTCGATCGCGACATGATCATGCAGGCGGCGATTAACCTGCTGTCGAACGCCCTCAAGTACACCCCCAACGACGGCCGGGTAACCTTGCGCAGCCGGATGCAGGATCGCGAAGTGGTGTTTGAGGTCGAGGACACTGGCGTCGGTCTCAATTCGGAAGATTGCGATCGGGTGTTCGAGAAGTTCTATCGCGTCAAGAAAGATCAAAAGATGGCCACGGGAACCGGACTTGGGTTGCCCTTGGCCAAACATATTGTGGAAGACGTTCATGGCGGCGAACTGAACGTCTCCAGCGAACCGGGCGTCGGCTCGACGTTCCGGATTCGTCTCCCCACGGTCCAAGTGGCCGAAACCGTCTCGTAG
- a CDS encoding GspE/PulE family protein translates to MNAPTTSAPMRLGNVLTKRGFVTIEQLEVALDHQKNKGKNKLLGEILVDLGYCTEDQIIECLAVEYGIPYAKLEARLYDPRVVGILPREYIEKNLVFPLFLIDDVLTIAVTEISNLFLIDEIQTLTEKQVQIVASSPRDVRRMIQNLPDSKVFVIDDIIEDSDQSEVTLIEDAIEDIGDVEEIAGQSPVIRLVNYVIYNAVKEGASDIHIEPAERCMRVRYRIDGKLHKSLEVPQHLLNAVNSRIKIMAGLDISERRLPQDGRVHVMLDSRKIDLRVSTFPGNRGEKTVIRVLDTKKVTLVLKHLGFAEDILDRFLNNIHAPNGIVLVTGPTGSGKSTTLYAALNEIATMENNICTVEDPIEYHLPLINQFQVQERVGLTFSKALRTLLRQDPDVIMVGEVRDEETGRTAIQAALTGHLVFSTLHTNDAVSAVTRLVNMGVEPYLIGAALNMVLAQRLVRSICPKCSEAYEPPRNLRKTLERMGYEIPVFRKGIGCRYCRNSGYSGRLGVHEMLTIDDELRDAIVAGMPIGELRRLAVKSKNLISMQHDGFRKVREGITTIEEVLHATGDVAMASMT, encoded by the coding sequence ATGAACGCGCCCACCACGAGCGCCCCGATGCGATTAGGTAACGTCCTCACCAAGCGGGGGTTCGTTACGATCGAGCAATTGGAGGTCGCGCTCGACCACCAAAAAAACAAAGGGAAGAACAAGCTTCTCGGCGAAATCCTCGTCGACCTCGGCTACTGCACCGAAGACCAGATTATCGAATGTCTGGCGGTCGAGTATGGCATTCCTTACGCCAAGCTGGAAGCGAGACTCTACGATCCCCGCGTGGTCGGCATCTTGCCGCGCGAGTACATCGAAAAAAACCTGGTCTTTCCGCTGTTCTTGATCGATGACGTGCTGACGATCGCGGTCACCGAGATTTCCAATCTCTTTCTGATTGACGAAATCCAGACGCTTACCGAAAAGCAGGTGCAGATTGTCGCCTCGTCGCCGCGCGACGTGCGGCGAATGATCCAGAACCTGCCTGACTCGAAGGTGTTCGTCATCGACGACATCATCGAGGATAGCGATCAGTCGGAAGTGACGCTGATCGAAGACGCGATCGAGGACATCGGCGACGTCGAGGAAATCGCCGGTCAGTCACCGGTCATCCGTCTGGTTAACTACGTCATCTACAATGCCGTCAAAGAGGGCGCCAGCGATATTCATATCGAGCCGGCCGAGCGGTGCATGCGGGTTCGTTATCGCATCGACGGCAAATTGCACAAATCGCTGGAAGTGCCCCAGCACCTTTTAAACGCGGTCAACAGCCGTATCAAGATTATGGCGGGACTCGACATCAGCGAGCGCCGTCTGCCGCAAGATGGTCGCGTCCACGTGATGCTCGACTCGCGGAAGATCGACTTGCGCGTTAGCACCTTCCCGGGCAATCGCGGCGAAAAGACGGTGATTCGCGTGCTCGATACGAAAAAGGTGACGTTGGTCCTGAAACACCTTGGTTTCGCCGAGGACATCCTTGACCGCTTCCTGAACAACATTCACGCTCCGAACGGCATTGTGCTGGTGACCGGTCCGACCGGTAGCGGTAAGTCGACGACGCTTTACGCGGCGCTCAACGAAATCGCCACCATGGAAAACAACATCTGCACCGTCGAAGACCCGATCGAATATCACCTGCCGCTGATCAACCAGTTTCAAGTGCAAGAGCGGGTCGGTCTGACCTTCTCTAAAGCGCTGCGAACGCTGCTTCGCCAAGACCCCGACGTGATCATGGTGGGTGAAGTCCGCGATGAAGAGACGGGACGTACGGCGATTCAAGCGGCGCTGACCGGGCACTTGGTCTTCAGCACGCTGCATACCAACGACGCTGTTTCGGCCGTGACCCGATTGGTCAACATGGGAGTCGAGCCCTACCTGATTGGCGCCGCGCTCAACATGGTTTTGGCCCAGCGACTCGTACGCAGCATCTGCCCCAAGTGCAGCGAAGCGTACGAACCGCCGCGTAACCTGCGAAAAACGCTCGAGCGGATGGGCTACGAGATTCCAGTCTTCCGCAAAGGAATCGGCTGCCGCTACTGCCGCAACTCGGGCTATAGCGGACGTCTCGGCGTGCACGAGATGCTAACGATCGACGACGAACTGCGCGACGCCATCGTCGCCGGCATGCCAATTGGCGAACTGCGGCGACTTGCTGTGAAGAGCAAAAATTTGATCTCGATGCAGCATGACGGTTTCCGGAAGGTCCGTGAAGGAATCACGACGATCGAAGAAGTGCTGCATGCCACCGGCGATGTGGCGATGGCCAGCATGACGTAA
- a CDS encoding STAS domain-containing protein, producing MSLPTEIFGEVVVVHTPEELGEDQADGVEAFLRSRERNRVIVDLDGTETIDSAGLTCLLSAQQQLREGGGELKITTSNHVNRKILEITRLDKRLEVFENMIEAVKSFV from the coding sequence ATGAGCCTGCCGACCGAAATTTTTGGTGAAGTCGTGGTGGTCCACACGCCTGAAGAATTGGGCGAAGACCAAGCCGACGGCGTCGAAGCGTTCTTGCGATCGCGAGAACGCAATCGGGTCATCGTCGACCTGGACGGCACCGAGACGATTGACAGCGCCGGTCTGACTTGCCTCCTATCAGCGCAACAACAACTGCGCGAAGGGGGAGGAGAATTGAAGATTACCACTTCCAACCACGTCAATCGCAAGATCCTGGAAATCACCCGATTGGACAAGCGGCTGGAGGTATTTGAAAACATGATCGAAGCGGTAAAGAGCTTCGTCTAA
- a CDS encoding type II secretion system F family protein: MLSFAYQARDTLGHVHEGAIEAGSTEEAAMVLHRDGMHVLSLEQEEEGGSLFPSRISRSDIIYFTNQLSVMVDTGINLSTAIESVASQEKNEALKTLLNDIRRSVEGGEDFSAALARYPKHFNRTYISLVKASEQTGMLGEMLERIASYLRGEVEIRNKVRAALAYPAVMVVLATSVTIFLLTYVLPKFTPLFERKGAKLPTPTIIMMTASDVLLDYWWAWLIGLVAAVIGFLYFRTTERGRKTIDSVKITMPIVGPMMRKITIARSLSTLGTLVRSDVPVLQSLELTADISQNYYYDKLWRDVIDSVTSGNQIHETLAKSKLIPPTVVQMISAGEETGRLDDVLMKVSRHYEQEVDLSIKTATSLIEPLMITVMGTVVGGIAMALLLPIFSLSRNV, encoded by the coding sequence ATGTTAAGCTTCGCCTATCAAGCCCGCGATACCCTCGGCCATGTGCACGAGGGCGCCATCGAAGCCGGTTCGACCGAAGAAGCGGCGATGGTGCTGCATCGCGACGGCATGCACGTTCTATCGCTGGAGCAAGAGGAAGAAGGGGGCTCCCTCTTTCCATCGCGGATCTCCCGGTCCGACATCATCTACTTCACCAATCAGCTGTCGGTGATGGTCGACACCGGCATCAACCTTTCGACCGCGATCGAATCGGTCGCGTCGCAAGAGAAGAACGAAGCGCTGAAGACGCTGCTTAACGACATCCGCCGCAGCGTTGAAGGGGGCGAAGACTTTTCAGCCGCACTGGCCCGCTATCCCAAGCACTTCAACCGCACCTACATCTCGCTCGTCAAAGCGAGCGAACAGACCGGTATGCTGGGCGAAATGCTGGAGCGGATCGCATCGTACCTGCGCGGCGAAGTCGAAATCCGCAACAAGGTTCGCGCCGCGCTCGCCTATCCAGCGGTGATGGTGGTGCTAGCAACGTCGGTGACAATTTTCCTGCTGACTTACGTGCTGCCAAAGTTCACCCCGCTGTTCGAGCGGAAAGGCGCCAAACTGCCGACGCCGACCATCATCATGATGACGGCGTCCGACGTGCTGCTCGACTACTGGTGGGCCTGGTTGATCGGACTAGTTGCCGCGGTCATCGGCTTCCTTTACTTCCGCACGACCGAACGTGGCCGCAAGACGATTGATAGCGTCAAGATCACGATGCCGATCGTCGGTCCGATGATGCGCAAGATTACGATCGCCCGTAGCCTGAGCACGCTGGGGACGCTAGTTCGCAGCGACGTGCCGGTGCTGCAGTCGCTGGAACTTACCGCCGATATCAGCCAAAACTACTACTACGACAAGCTCTGGCGAGACGTGATCGACTCGGTTACCTCGGGTAATCAAATCCACGAAACGCTCGCCAAAAGCAAGCTGATTCCACCGACGGTCGTGCAAATGATCTCGGCCGGCGAAGAGACCGGTCGCTTGGACGACGTGCTGATGAAGGTCAGCCGCCACTATGAGCAAGAAGTCGATCTCTCGATCAAAACGGCGACCAGCCTGATAGAACCGTTGATGATCACCGTGATGGGTACGGTCGTCGGCGGCATCGCGATGGCGCTGCTGTTGCCGATCTTCTCGCTATCGCGAAACGTCTAG
- a CDS encoding response regulator translates to MNASQPSMEDFRQMTTTSTAVTSTHTASKRILLVDDEMHILRAAEFKLKRSGYEIDCVEDGEQAWEAIQEQMPDLLITDFHMPRLDGLGLCRRVRENEATRQLPIIMLTAKGFEMTSDDNLESLDIAAILAKPFSPRGLVNCVEAVLTTGSFEQPPVSFLR, encoded by the coding sequence ATGAACGCTTCACAACCTTCCATGGAAGATTTTCGTCAGATGACGACCACTTCGACCGCCGTCACGTCAACCCACACCGCCAGCAAGCGCATCTTGCTGGTCGATGACGAAATGCACATTCTCCGCGCCGCTGAGTTCAAACTGAAGCGGAGCGGTTACGAAATCGACTGCGTCGAGGATGGCGAACAGGCGTGGGAAGCGATTCAAGAGCAAATGCCCGACCTGCTGATCACCGACTTCCACATGCCGCGGCTTGATGGCCTCGGCCTGTGCCGCCGCGTGCGAGAGAACGAGGCGACCCGCCAACTGCCGATCATCATGCTGACCGCCAAGGGATTTGAAATGACGTCGGACGACAACCTGGAGTCGCTCGACATCGCCGCCATCTTGGCGAAACCTTTCAGTCCTCGCGGCCTGGTGAACTGCGTCGAAGCGGTATTGACCACCGGTTCGTTCGAGCAACCGCCGGTCAGCTTCCTGCGTTAA